DNA sequence from the Herpetosiphon gulosus genome:
GATGCCCCAAACCCGCGAACACATCCTCTTGGCTGGCCAAGTCGAAGTGCCCGCGATGGTGGTCTTCTTGAACAAAGTTGATATGATGGACGACCCTGAGTTGCTCGAACTGGTGGAAATGGAATTGCGCGAGTTGCTGAGCAAATACGGCTTCCCGGGCGACGAAATTCCGATCGTGCGTGGTTCAGCCAAAGGCGCATTGGATAGTGCATCAACCGATGCTGGTCAACCCGAGTATCAATCAATCCAAGAATTGATGCAAGCGGTTGACGATTACATCCCAACCCCCGAACGTGCGATTGACAAACCATTCTTGATGCCAATCGAAGACGTGTTCTCGATCAAAGGCCGTGGCACCGTGGTGACCGGTCGGATCGAACGCGGGATCGTCAAAGTGGGCGATACGATTGAAATCATCGGGA
Encoded proteins:
- a CDS encoding elongation factor Tu; protein product: MAKQKFERNKPHINIGTIGHVDHGKTTLTAAITKTMALRGRAEFRAFDQIDNAPEERARGITISISHVEYETENRHYAHVDCPGHADYIKNMITGAAQMDGAILVVSAPDGPMPQTREHILLAGQVEVPAMVVFLNKVDMMDDPELLELVEMELRELLSKYGFPGDEIPIVRGSAKGALDSASTDAGQPEYQSIQELMQAVDDYIPTPERAIDKPFLMPIEDVFSIKGRGTVVTGRIERGIVKVGDTIEIIG